The following are encoded together in the Melitaea cinxia chromosome 22, ilMelCinx1.1, whole genome shotgun sequence genome:
- the LOC123664660 gene encoding glucose dehydrogenase [FAD, quinone]-like translates to MFWQPVNLTAECPVNSPLTACSSFGFIYLNLLVQLFGDSLDNKIQRRYPSIEPEYDNQEYDFIVVGAGSAGCVVSNRLSENPNWKVLLLEAGSEQPDVTLVPGFSTALLGSNIDWAYTTEPNGKSCLAHPGGRCPWPRGKMMGGSSSINSMSYIRGNRADYDGWASLGNDGWSYKDVLPFFKKSERNVNIEALDPIYHGVEGEQFVSRYPYIDDPSWMLTEAFNQRGLPLTDFNGPRQEGTMQAQAFSLLGERVSTNTAFIQPIRYTRKNLTVKTHSEALRILIDDNKRAYGIVYLQNNNIFTAFARKEVILSAGSLNSPKLLMLSGIGPRDHLESLGIPVIQDLAVGENLHDHVTFNGVIVALPNKTATTVSENEILESVQEYAEMKYKNGPLSGNGPVNSISFIKTDPNLIAPDIQFQVYHVPNWRQFIQDPITAESVPIFPTAFYDAVLPRTMLLTPKSRGVLLLNESDPNGPPLLHANYFSDNSDLIPLLKGVRFLLSLENTKAFRSHGAYFVRELMPACRNYEWGTDEYYICLATSYTSTTYHPVGTCKMGPKWDEKAVLDNELRVYGVAGLRVIDASMMPFIVRGNTNAPTIMIGERGVDFIIKYWNKYNQAYYSYK, encoded by the exons ATGTTTTGGCAGCCAGTAAATCTAACAGCCGAGTGTCCTGTGAACTCGCCACTCACGGCCTGCTCGTCCTTCGGATTTATTTACTTGAACCTATTAGTACAACTATTTGGAGATTCTCTTGATAACAAGATACAGAGACGATATCCATCCATTGAACCGGAATACGACAACCAAGAGTACGACTTCATAGTAGTTGGAGCTGGTTCTGCGGGTTGTGTGGTTTCTAACAGGTTGTCTGAAAACCCTAATTGGAAG GTACTTCTTTTGGAAGCAGGGTCTGAACAGCCAGATGTGACCTTGGTACCAGGTTTTTCTACGGCGCTCCTGGGGTCAAACATAGACTGGGCATACACCACTGAACCCAACGGAAAGAGTTGCCTTGCACACCCAGGAGGAAGATGTCCTTGGCCGAG AGGTAAAATGATGGGAGGTTCGAGTTCAATCAATTCCATGTCTTACATTAGGGGTAATAGAGCAGACTATGACGGCTGGGCTTCTCTTGGTAACGACGGATGGAGCTACAAAGAC GTGTTACCTTTCTTCAAGAAATCCGAAAGAAACGTTAATATCGAAGCTTTAGATCCTATATATCATGGCGTCGAGGGAGAGCAGTTTGTATCAAGGTATCCTTATATAGATGATCCCTCTTGGATGCTGACTGAAGCTTTCAATCAGAGAGGACTCCCATTAACCGACTTTAACGGACCTCGTCAAGAAGGAACTATGCAAGCTCAAGCATTTTCTCTGTTAGGCGAAAGAGTTTCAACTAATACGGCGTTCATACAACCCATTAGATATACAAGGAAGAATCTTACTGTCAAAACACACTCCGAAGCTCTAAGAATTCTCATTGATGACAATAAAAGAGCATACGGAATAGTTTATTTGCAAAACAACAACATATTTACGGCCTTTGCCCGTAAGGAAGTAATACTCAGCGCTGGATCTCTTAATTCACCGAAATTGTTGATGCTATCTGGCATTGGACCAAGAGATCACTTAGAGAGTTTAGGCATACCAGTAATTCAAGATCTGGCTGTTGGTGAAAATTTACACGACCACGTAACATTCAATGGTGTTATTGTAGCTTTGCCTAACAAAACAGCTACAACAGTCagtgaaaatgaaattttagaATCGGTTCAAGAATACGCTGAAATGAAGTACAAAAACGGTCCTTTATCTGGTAATGGACCTGTGAATTCCATATCCTTCATAAAAACTGATCCTAATTTAATTGCCCCAGATATACAATTTCAAGTATATCACGTTCCTAATTGGAGACAATTTATTCAGGATCCAATAACTGCTGAGTCAGTCCCAATATTTCCAACGGCATTTTACGACGCTGTTTTACCAAGAACGATGCTTTTAACACCTAAAAGTAGAGGTGTCCTTCTATTAAATGAATCCGATCCAAATGGTCCACCGTTGTTACACGCTAATTACTTTAGTGATAACTCTGATCTCATACCTTTATTAAAAGGTGTTAGATTTCTCCTATCATTAGAAAACACAAAAGCATTTAGATCTCACGGCGCATATTTTGTACGGGAGCTGATGCCAGCTTGCAGAAATTACGAATGGGGTACCGATGAGTACTATATTTGCTTGGCCACATCATACACATCGACTACGTACCATCCTGTAGGCACTTGTAAGATGGGTCCTAAATGGGATGAAAAAGCTGTTTTAGATAATGAATTAAGGGTGTACGGTGTTGCTGGATTAAGAGTCATCGATGCTTCAATGATGCCATTTATCGTACGGGGAAACACCAATGCTCCCACCATCATGATAGGGGAGAGAGGAGTGGacttcattattaaatattggaACAAATACAATCAAGCTTACTATTCGTATAAATGA